CGGGTTAACGCGTGGCTCACTTCACACATAAAACTTGCTTTGAAGCACTTTGAGGGTAACCGTGGGCTACCACACGCTTTAGCAATGATAATAATAACCCGAAAACTAACCTGAATTTAATTCTATGACTTACATAAATAGTTTGTCATCATAACCTCAAACTCTAACCTATCGCTTACGGTTTTTTGAACTCAGTTACTCGGGAGAAGGTTAACCGAGGGTTAACACCTCCAacttattcatatttatatGACGGCGGGTACTGTAGTTGACATTTCTGTTTCTACTTTGTAGATAATGAGCCACATGGTCAAAGTGAGATTGAGGGCGAACCCGACAGGACCTCACATGACGAAGCCGGCGCGCTTGGAGAGACTCCGTCCAATTATGCACCTGTGTCTGATTGCGGTACAGAACCAACCGCACCCGAAGTGGCCATCAATGGAAACACAGACCCCATACAGAGTATGATTCCGGAGCTGGATCCAGACATCCTGTCTGCTTTAGGAGAAACAACGGAGGAGACACCTAAGTTTGGAGAGAAGATTCACGACAAGCTGGCTCAGCTTTGGCAGCCTATTCTGCGGAAAGGCTTAACAAAAGAAGTTAAAGAGAAATTGATAAAACAATTTGCAGTGCCTGAGAACTGTCCGCTACTACAAGCCCCTAAATTAAACCCAGAGCTGTTGGCTGCGGTAAGCGAACCTACTAGGTTCAAAGACAAAAGAGTAGAACAGGTACAACAACAGCTGGGGCTAGGGCTAACAGCTCTTAATAAGGGATTATCCTTACTATTAGAACCTGATGGTGAAAGGGTGTTAGCAATAAAACATCTAAGTGACAGCTGCCGCATACTGTGTGACTTACATTTCTTGGAAACTGAGGCCCGAAAACGATTTATAACACCAGGTTTAGAAAAGACGTTCTTATCTATAATCAAAGACGTGGAGAGAGATGATACCCTGTTTGGAAATGGCCTCTCAAACAAGATCAAAGCCTCCAAGGCTATTGAGAAGCAGGGCTTCCAAATAAAGAAGGCTGTCCCAACTACAAAGGCAGTAACTGCATCTCCTACCCCGGCGAGCAATAACCGCCCTCGGTTTCAGGGAAA
The Pectinophora gossypiella chromosome 9, ilPecGoss1.1, whole genome shotgun sequence genome window above contains:
- the LOC126369342 gene encoding uncharacterized protein LOC126369342; its protein translation is MPKSKREKIKSYRRKLRRLEEEEKHHKKRRRIVYSSSDETSDNEPHGQSEIEGEPDRTSHDEAGALGETPSNYAPVSDCGTEPTAPEVAINGNTDPIQSMIPELDPDILSALGETTEETPKFGEKIHDKLAQLWQPILRKGLTKEVKEKLIKQFAVPENCPLLQAPKLNPELLAAVSEPTRFKDKRVEQVQQQLGLGLTALNKGLSLLLEPDGERVLAIKHLSDSCRILCDLHFLETEARKRFITPGLEKTFLSIIKDVERDDTLFGNGLSNKIKASKAIEKQGFQIKKAVPTTKAVTASPTPASNNRPRFQGNWMGPPRYSSNRGGRGGQRKPAQAPRRTTHAAQSKAPPSSRQHAPSHHP